From Scyliorhinus torazame isolate Kashiwa2021f chromosome 23, sScyTor2.1, whole genome shotgun sequence, the proteins below share one genomic window:
- the LOC140399539 gene encoding uncharacterized protein — translation MRQQCYISITPQWWTLDIEQSLHHVTLAYDRTGRNRELEDKYRPLLETEWPVKVTATVTGKEGTADFVTISPHLWPQSASVSPHIPRQVYDPYHARDMGRMVRRAVDHSDPTDYALQAMPDGTTIKYFEVPETINTRLQHHRGHDVLEYVNPQVWAEYPSQVGKTNVTPIKVMIKDHAKLPSIRQYPLKSQAAPSIDKLIQELLKQGILVPCQSECNTPILAVPKPAKPDQYRLVQDLRSINAIAQPLHALVPNPAHILAQIPAQARVFAVIDLQHAFFALPLATESQYLFAFTYNGQQYTWTRLPQGFVNSPTLFSRCLQTQLQALTLEHGSTLVQYVDDILVASPDEPSNRDDVIQLLNHLSSLGYVVSQAKVLVAQRKVKFLGVLLTATERSLDPSRIEPICQFPAPTIAKEVRHWLGMVNYCRQWIPNIAVYTKLLTPYTSEEGNFTLTTEAVEAFRCLKQALLQAPALGRPLYDRPFQIYCTVLEGCSTAVLTQKHGDKHRPVAYYSSKLDPVALGHPVCTQILAAIYNSLQAAANITLQQDIMVYSSHSVIALLGQLQTQHLTAARQNRYEIYLLNNPRLTFKYCTTINPACFLSGPPVHEDAPGHDCLALIQETTTIRDDLSDIPLEQPDMIMYVDGSALVSPTGRRLSGYAIIDQDGLILEAAAFQTPYSAQQAELFALTRACILGGDRRVNIYTDSRYAFGVVHDFGQLWKNRGFLTSAGTEISNRGLVNDLLQALLLPAQISVIKCAAHTNGTTPVDVGNERADRAARTAAQIQQVMVPKMLSQTKRSTMNVSASDKPMPTIQDVIRLQEDAPESDKQMWKRLGCTYDSVSSLWTTPAHQTYTFIPSKFTVAKKNRGRNTQQNDLDI, via the exons atgagacaacagtgctatatttctatcaccccccagtggtggacgttagacattgaacagtcactgcatcacgttaccctggcctatgacagaactggacgaaacagggagttggaggacaaataccggccattacttgagaccgaatggccagtcaaggttacagccacagtcacgggaaaagaaggtacagccgattttgttacaatatcaccacatttatggccacagtcagcttcggtaagccctcacattccacgtcaggtctatgacccgtaccatgccagggatatgggacgaatggtcaggagggcagtggatcattcagatccaacagactacgcacttcaagccatgccagacggcactaccataaaatattttgaggtccctgaaacgattaacactcgactgcagcatcacaggggacatgatgtgttggaatatgtcaatccacaggtctgggcggaatacccatcacaagtgggaaagacaaatgttacacctatcaaggtaatgattaaggatcatgcaaagctaccttccattcggcaataccccctcaaatctcaagctgctccatcaatagataaattaattcaagaactattgaaacagggtattttggtcccttgccaatcagaatgtaacacccccatacttgctgtgcctaaaccagccaaaccagaccagtaccgattagtacaggatttacgttcaatcaatgccatcgcacagccgttacatgctctcgtccctaaccctgcccacatactggctcaaattccagcacaagcccgggtcttcgccgtaattgaccttcagcacgccttctttgccctcccacttgcgactgaaagtcaatatttgtttgccttcacttacaatgggcagcagtatacctggacccgactgccacaggggtttgtcaattcccctacactcttctccagatgtttgcagacccaactgcaggccttgacattggagcatggttccactctagtgcagtatgtagatgacatattggtggcaagtcctgacgagcccagtaacagggatgatgtgatccaattactgaaccacctatcctcgttgggttatgttgtttcacaagcaaaggtcttggtggctcagagaaaagttaagttcttaggagttttacttacagccacagaaagaagtctcgaccccagtaggattgaaccaatatgccaattccctgcccctacaatagccaaagaggttcgtcattggctgggtatggtgaattattgtcggcagtggataccaaacatcgctgtctatacaaagctgctgacaccttatACGAGTGaagagggaaactttactctcaccaccgaggcagtcgaggccttccgttgcctgaagcaggccttgctacaagcaccggccctcggtaggcccctatacgaccgaccattccagatatactgtaccgttctggaaggatgttcaacagcggtactcactcagaaacatggggacaagcaccggcccgtagcatattactcttccaaactcgacccagtggcgttgggtcaccctgtttgcacccagatcctggcagcgatatacaatagtttgcaagctgctgccaacatcactctacaacaggatattatggtgtatagctcccactcggtaatcgcactattggggcaactgcagactcagcatcttaccgcagctcgtcagaataggtatgaaatataccttttgaacaatccacgtctgacatttaaatattgtaccactatcaatccagcctgttttcttagcggtcccccggtccatgaggatgcgcctggtcacgactgtttagccttgattcaggaaactacaacaataagggacgatctgagtgatattccgttagaacaacctgacatgattatgtatgttgatggcagtgcattagtaagccccactggccggagactgtccggttatgcaatcatagatcaggatggtctgattttagaagcagcagctttccagaccccttactcagcacaacaagctgaactttttgccctcacccgtgcatgtatacttgggggagatcgccgggtaaatatctacactgactcccgatatgctttcggggtagttcatgacttcggacaactctggaagaataggggattccttacctcggctggtacagaaatatccaaccggggtttagttaatgacctactgcaggccctccttctgccagcgcagatttccgttattaaatgcgctgcccacacgaatggtacaaccccagttgacgttggtaatgaacgagcagatcgtgcagcgcgcacagccgcacaaattcagcaagtgatggtgcctaaaatgttaagtcagactaaacgatctactatgaatgtgtctgcttctgacaagccaatgccaaccatccaagacgtcataaggttacaggaggacgctcctgagagtgataaacaaatgtggaaacggttaggttgtacatatgattctgtttcctctttatggaccacgcctgcacatcagactt atactttcattccctcgaaGTTCACTGTcgctaagaaaaatcgaggcagaaacACACAGCAaaacgatttggacatatag